The Paramormyrops kingsleyae isolate MSU_618 chromosome 20, PKINGS_0.4, whole genome shotgun sequence genome contains the following window.
GGGTGaccgtgtgtgactgtgtgtgatgtgtgactgtgtgtgactgtgtgtgatgtgtgactgtgtgtgactgtgtgaccTGGTGTGACTGTGTGACCATGTGCGACTGGGTGaccgtgtgtgactgtgtgactgtgtctgatgtgtgactgtgtgtgactgtgtgactgtgtgtgatgtgtgactgtgtgtgactgtgtgtgatgtgtgactgtgtgtgactgtgtgaccTGGTGTGACTGTGTGACCATGTGCGACTGGGTGaccgtgtgtgactgtgtgtgatgtgtgactgtgtgtgactgtgtgaccTGGTGTGACTGTGTGACCATGTGCGACTGGGTGaccgtgtgtgactgtgtgactgtgtgtgactgtgtgaccTGGTGTGACTATGTGAccatgtgtgactgtgtgtgactgtgtgactgtgtgtgactgtgtgactgtgtgtgactgtgtgtgactgtgtgaccTGGTGTGACTATGTGAccatgtgtgactgtgtgactgtgtgtgactgtgtgtgactgtgtgactgtgtgtgactgtgtgtgactgtgtgacctggtgtgactgtgtgaccatgtgtgactgtgtgtgactgtgtgtgactgtgtgtgacctggtgtgactgtgtgaccatgtgtgactgtgtgactgtgtgtgactgtgtgaccTGGTGTGACTGTGTGACCTGGTGtgactctgtgactgtgtgtgactgtgtgaccATATTGACTGTTGAAGAACCATGAGCATATGGACCGGGATCTGACAGCTAGACGAGAGAGGAGATCCTGCACCTCCTCTTCACAAGAAGCCAACATGGCTGCCCTGGtggtgcgggggtggggggggggggaggcgtgcgggtacctggatgaggctggctgcCGGGTTCCGCCGCTTCTCGAAGTGCTTCTGCCTGTGCTGCTCCTGGACCTTCAGAGCAAAGCCGGAGCCCAAGATGCCCTGTGGAGTCGCCAAGGCAACACATTAGCGACAGCCCTGGGGTACCCGCCCCCTCGAGGGGCCCCAGACGCTCGGCTCCGATCCGTGCTCTCCTTGACGGATATGTGAGATGATCTGATTTCCTCTTCAAAATGAAAGGCTGTTGTTGCCACGGCCACTGTTGCCCGCAGCGCCGCATCTCCATACTTATTACAGGCATTAGGGGGCGGTGTGGTTCACCACTGGCATTCTCTGGGACCCAACTCTGACGGGTTGGAGGGAGCGGCAGAGATAATAATCTGCAGTGATGGATCTTCTGCGAACGGCTTGCACAGCAGTTTGGAGGGGAACAGGCTCCCTCAATGAAACAGCGTGTCAGTGTCTCCGGGGAGTGCAAGCGAGGgaggacgccccccccccccggggttATTTTTATGGCTCAGATCTCACAGGCTGACCCACTGCTGCCTGAGGCTCGGTCTGGACAGCCCCAGAAGCcacctccctcctccctctaCTCTTCTTTGTGGGgtacaatttattttaatataattatccatccatccatccatccatccatcctacaAGTGCTTATCCAGTTTGGGTGACGGGGGGCCTGGAGCTTCTGCCCCCCTGACCAGCCCATCGTAGGGCACACATGATCACCACAGGTAATTCAGAGATGCCATTTAGATTGAATGTCCAGCCATGGAGTTCAGAGGCCACCGTGTCACCCTAATATATATCTCcagtttaataaatgttaatttaatgCTACAGGGCAGTAAAGAGTTGGAATTTTAAAAAGGTGGCCAAAAATAGGCTTTATGTGATGTATGGTAAGCAAAACAGAACAGTGAAGGTGAGCGAACAGCAGGGGGCGACTTGCTCACCGCGGGGAGGGCGAAGAAGGAGATTCCCAGCAGGGCGAAGAAGGCGGACAGCAGGCGGCCCGTCCACGTCTTGGGCGTCTTGTCCCCGTAGCCGATTGTGGTGAGGGTGATCTgaggacaggggtggggggggggggcggtgaagGCCCCAGCTGAAACAGGACACCTTCTCTTGTGTTCCACCACAAGCCCCACCACACCACCCAGAGCAAACTTTGGCTTGGCAGGCAAGTGAGTGAACAAAGGGGAGCAGTACAGCGGGAGGGAGGACAGCGGGAGggaggacagagggagggaggacagagggagggaggacagcgggagggaggacagagggagggaggacaGCGGGAGGGaagacagagggagggaggacagcgggagggaggacagagggagggaggacaGCGGGAGGGAGGATAGCGGGAGGGaagacagagggagggaggacaGCGGGAGGGAGGACAGCGGGAGGGaagacagagggagggaggacaGCGGGAGGGAGGACAGCGGGAGggaggacagagggagggaggacagagggagggaggacagcgggagggaggacagagggagggagggcagagggagggaggacagagggagggagggcagagggagggaggacagcgggagggaggacagagggagggaggagagcGGGAGGGATGACAGTGGAGGggaggacagagggagggaggacaGTGGAGGggaggacagagggagggaggacagagggagggaggacaGTGGAGGGGAGGACAGCGGGAGggaggacagagggagggaggacagcgggagggaggacagagggagggaggacagagggagggaggacaGTGGAGGggaggacagagggagggaggacaGCGGGAGagaggacagagggagggaggacagagggagggaggagagcGGGAGAGAGGACAGCGGGAGGGAGGACAGCGGGAGagaggacagagggagggaggacagagggagaggacagcgggagggaggacagagggagggaggacaGCGGGAGGGAGGACAGCGGGAGagaggacagagggagggaggacaGAGGGAGGAAAGACAGTGGAGGGGGGTCAGTGGGAGGAAGGATAGTGGAGGGGGAAACAGTGGAGGGAGGACAGCAGAGGAGAggaggacagtgggggggggacagtggaGCTCTTCCTGTTACATCAGGAGCCCCCCACCTCATTTCTGTGACAATGGACACTTTTCTGTCAGTAGTCTGTATAGTGCCCAATCATCTTCAGAGGCCTTAACAAAGATCTAACAGCGAGAAAGGCATCGTGGGAGGACAGGAGTGTAGCTGATCTGTCACagatattttatgttaaaacggCCCAGTGGCAGCAGGGTGCTGAGTTTATGCAGGGCGGCGGGGGGATACAGCTGCACATGAACCTCTGGGGTCCGAGGAGGAAGCATTGCGGTTCAGCCCAAGGCAGCATGCTGACTACCAGCCCCTGATGCTGCCCTGTATCCATGAGGACAGGTCACTTCAGTGTGACTCTGGATGGGTCAGGGACGTCCCCTATCCAGACGGCTCTCTCTGTCTATACACATAAGTCAGCCCCGACAAACCAAAATATTCACAACCAGAAATATGAATGCACCAGGACGCGAGTTACGCGAGCAGCCGTGGTTCGGACCAGCCAGAACAGGGAAACATCCGTCATTTTATCCAGGAGCTCCAGCTCAGCTTAAAAGCCAACCCCGGTGGCCTGGCCCACCCTCCCCTGCCCCAGCCAAAGTGCCGAATGGCTCCTATCGATTCTCTGGTTCCCTCAAATCACGTCCGTATTACTTATCTGACTCCATGACCAACCTCGCTTTCCCATGACATTGCCTCGACACAATTTTCTCCCACTGCGATATTTACCCATTTAGCCCCCGCGACAGAAGCAGGCATAAATGAAATCTGGCACTTCGCTTCATTATGATTACGGCCTGTAATTGCCTCCCCAGAGCAGGGGCACAGAGTCCCGCCTGCGGCTCTCGGCGGAGAGACCGAGCCGAAATCTCGCCTTGAATTTTATGACCCGGAAATGACCTCCCTTGTCCTGCGAGTTTAGCGACATGCATTAGCAATCTGTGCCTCGCATTCCCCTACGGCTCCTCAGTGATGTGGGAGGCAAGAAAAACCCCCAGTGGAGTCAGTGTATTAAATATTGAATGGTATTGGGGTCTTTTAAAGCCCCTTTTGTCCATATTCCGAAAGCGCTGAAGGCTGGATGCACAGCTGGGCCTCTAGGGGGTGCTAATGCAGAGATCAGAACCCTCACCTCCACTCATATTCCCACAAGTGTGTTTTTTCCCATTCGACAGTTTCGGTCTCCACGATAAAGGAATGTCGGTGTGAACGGCAGGGCGTTGTCTTTGGCTGGGAACGACACTAAAGGGAATCGCACCTGGCTATGGGTTCGGCACTCACTGCCACCGATATCTCTAAAGGCTATTTAGCACTGTTTTGCTGATTAGTGGCCTGGAGGTCTGAAGACCAACCCCCTGAAACGTGAACCTCTCATGGGAGCTCAGAAGCTTTGCTGGCTGCTCTCTCAGGGACCTCAACACGGTTCTAAAAATCCAACATTCCCCTCTCTGTGGCGAGGCGAAAAGGGAGATGATTATAGTGGCATTATTCCTGCCTGCAGATGCTCAGAAAGACCCGAGTGTCTCTGAGCCACTATCCTTCCTGCAGGACACACCAAGATGGTGACCGCGTGCCACGGGGAGCAGGCAGCCTCACCTGGGAGCGTCATACGCACACATGACATGAGCCAGAAAAACATGATGGCTGCCAAGGTTCTTCAGAACCCCGGAACCCCGGAACCCCGGTGTCTGTGCCATATTTTACAGCAACAGTTGGAGAAGATTAATTACGTCCATGCTGATTTAAAAATCATTCAATTAAACAAACAGACggtggaggagagagaggacCACAcaaagtgttgggggggggggggggggggggacagtgagGATGCTTTACTTTGCTCAGGGTCcatagggagaaaaaaaagtgaagactCTGTCCCTTTCTTGTAGAGGTACTCTACTCACCGTGCCCCACCAGAGGGCGTCGGCATACGTGTTGAAGTCTACGTTGAACTCTTTCTCCACCAGGTACACCAGGAACGAGGAGAAGATGAGAACCAGGAAACCGATATACCAGGCGGTGACCAGCTCCTGCAGTGAAGGGGACAGGCCATGACGATGATGAGTGTAACTACGGAGGGAACTGATGCTAACTGCGGCTAATTCCACGGAGCACTAGCCTGTGTCAGGGGATAAACAAGGTGGTTAGCAGGGACCACCCTGCATTTGCCTCCCCCAATATAACGATAAAGGCATATGGAACTGGCCCTTGGAAATTAATCCAAAGACGGCTTTAATATGTGTTATTCATGCAGTCTAATCCCTTAGAAATTAATTTTGGGAATAGCATGTTGCCAGGGAGCTAAATAATGACTTAGGCTGGCCAGAAATACCCTCGAAGCAGGGAGAACCCACGGGGCAGTGTTCTAGGATCAGCAGAACCCCGACTCAAGCATAACATAACACCCAAAGGGGTCAAGGAACTCCCCAGGAGTGGAGAGTGGAGTCAGAATTAGCCTGTCGATAATGAAGCCAAACAGTGGCCGTGCTAGCAGCTAGCTGCATGGCGTCAGGAATAGCTAACTGGCTCCTTGAAAGGGACCATTTTCCACGTGGTCCCCGTCACCCGGCTGCACGTACCTTGCTGTGGGCGTAGACCACAGAGCCCAGTAGCTTCCAGGTGCCGCCCCGCCGGTCCATGCGCACCATGCGCAGGATCTGCAGGAAGCGCAGGCTGCGCAATGCTGATGTGGCGAAGATGTTGCCCTGGCTGCCTGCAGACACCACGGCCACCGAGGCGATGAGCACGATGATGTCTGGGGGGGAGGGTTAGGGGCCGAGGTAGGGGTGAGAGAGGAGATGGTGGGCATCGGGTATGTTAGCATGTAGATGACATTTTCACAAACACCATTAAGGAAGAAAAAGGCCGTCCTGGGGAAGTCGAACTTGTATCCTAGGACAGGCAACCATCAacggtggtggggagggggggggtgtgtggagaGGTGGCCTGTCATGCTCCCCCATCACCTGGTTGTCACCAGCAGCCTCCAGTTGGGTAGTGGCCACTGCGAGCACTGGGTCTGTGCAGGAGTACGGAGCTTTGACGATGGCTAACGCAGCTAACTGCTAACTCGGCTAATCACTAACGCAGCTAACTGCTAACATGGCTAATCACTAATGAAGCTAATCGCTAACGTGACTAATCACTATTGAAACTAATCGCTAACGTGGCTAATCACCTGGGTCTGCCACGAGGTGATGGATCTCCCGCTGCCGGAAAACGGTTGAGAAAACAGTTCCGGCGTGTTTTATAACACAGATATGATATTTAACACAGAACTCCTGGGAAGATCAACAAGTAACCACTTTCTCTGAAAAAACAGAATCAGCCCCATAAAGCACACAGACGTTGGGGCCCCCGGTCATTTCTGTACTGGAATAATATTATCCTTTTATTAAATCACATTTCTCCAAAGCTTTTTTCGTGTTgtcaaatttgaaatcctacgcCGACCGTATGTTTGCCCTTCTCGGGGAAAAGTTACGATTCCGTTCCTCCCGTTTGACGTTTCATTTTCTCAGTAAAACAAAGCCACCGCCTGTAATCCTTGCCACGCGGAACCCTGCGGTCATGGCCGAAATGAGCAGATCGGCATATCCCGTTACACGGGAAAGCGGCAGGCTTCCGATGAAGGCCGCGACCTGACGGAAAATACATTATCCGCTTGCGGAACGCCGCAGCTTGAGGGGaataggtgggggggggctgttctaATGGTGTCGGCTGGGTGCCCATCGGTGGCCGACATGACGGTCTTATCCCTGTCAGATTTGCCCGGCTTGTCCATCTCCAGAACACGGCTCAAGTGCACAAGTTAAGAACAACCTGAACCAAAATTCTACCCAGAAGATAAGAAAGTCTGACCAGGGTGGGCCAGTCGAGGCTACAACAACACAAAACAGCAGCTATATCAGGCCGAATGTCTGAGGCAACGTGATGTAAGCGTACTGAGCACCATGCAGTGGCGTTATGGGACTCTGAGTACCAGGTCAGGGGTACATCAGGTGGGTGGCCTGTAAGGAAGAGATTACTATTGTACAGAGGTagagagttcaggtccagagagaacaaatccagaccaagattttgtttcaaccaaccagttgagtactctgtgactgtgactctttaaacttaactggttggttgaaacaaaatcttggtctggatttgtactttctggacctgaaatctccacctctgctatTGTGTCATGTGTGTGAGTATTACACTACTGACTGAAGGAAATAAATAAGTTACTATGTGTTTGAAGCCCTGAGCACCAGGCCTGTGTGGAGGCATTAGAGTCTGTACCGAGTCTGTACCGAGTGTGTTGTATAAACACAGTGTTAGCTGTGTGTGCGCGTTATACAGTAAAGGCATGAGACCAGAGTGTACCATGTGACTTCTGTCAGACACGCTCGTTTGTTCAGATCCTCGCACACTCATCGGCAGCCTGCCCGCTCACCCCCGCTCACTCCTGCTCACCACCAGCCCCGCAAAGCCATCATTTATTTACATAGGCCGCAGCTGCAGGATTTGCGTCAGGGAAAATGGCGCAATAAGCCTAAATACGGCGGGGTGAGCAGACCTGGAACGCGTCTCCTAATAAAGTGTGAAAGCCGTGCTGGCGGGACAGGCGGGCGGACATTAATTAGAGGAGTGCCCCCCCGTAGGATTTCCTTGCGCTTCTGGCCATTGTGGTGCTCGAATGGCTCGGGGTGAGAGTGGAAACCGCCAGTGGATCCCTGTGATTTGCGGCTCTCCATGACCCGGCCCGGACCCGCCGGACGGCTGCCTTTTATGACTGGCTTCATGGTCTGCTGTGCCACTACTTACACCACCTGGCCACAGGGGGTGCTAAAGGAAGGGCAGCAGTCCTGTTGGTATCTACTTTCCTTGGTTTGTACAGATTTGTGTGAGTTTCAGTAGCAGTGTGTTTAGTGTTTTGTTATCATGTGGGCATTTAGAGTGTTTGTGAGTGTTGTGCTTTTGAATGTTTAgcgtgtatctgtgtttgtgcGTGTATGCGTGTTTCTACACGTCTGTGTATATTTGTGCATGTCTGCAGacacatttatacatttttagcAAGGATGCTGCCCATGGATGAAGTGCTGAGCTGTGCAGATGAGGCAGACATGCGTAGGTTGTCCATGGAGAAAATGCTGAGCACTGCACAGATGAGGCAGACATGCATAAGCTGGCCATGAATGAAGCCTTTTGCTGCACAGATTAGGCAGACACATGTGAACTGCCCATGAATGAAGCGCTGAACTGTGCAGATGAAGGAGACACACTGCCCATGAATGAAGCGCTGAACTGTGCAGATGAAGGAGACACACTGCTCATGAATGAAGCGCTGAACTGTGCAGATGAAGGAGACACACTGCTCATGAATGAAGCGCTGAACTGTGCAGATGAAGGAGACACACTGCTCATGAATGAAGCGCTGAACTGTACAGATGAAGGAGACACACTGCTCATAAATGAAGCGCTGAGCTTCAGGATAATGAAAGTATTTCCATTCTGATTGTTTCGCTGACATTACTCTCTCTAGCCGATGTTTTTCCAtgtgcctgtgggggggggggacacggcCCCTGGCAGGATTATCCTGCTTACAGGGTGTGGCCATGCGCCCCCCGACTGGGCTGGCTTGCATTTTCAAAATAACAGAACTTTACAAAGCAGCCGACACGGGCAAACTAAGAGGGCCCTAATCCATTAATAATCAGCAGAGACTGCAGGCCAGCGGTACAGCATGAAAGCTGAGGCCTTTGCAAAGCTAACGACCGGCAGCGACGCACTGCAGGTTATAGGGCCTTCAGCACCACTGCGACGTTAGACGCTCTGGGGCGTACAGAGATGTAAACCCAGCAATACAGCAAAGGCATCAGAAGAGCGAATGCAGGATGACAGTCCATAGCGGCGAGTAGCACTACGGCAAATATCTGCTGATTCAAATCCcaagggggggcaggggggggttaCGGCAGTGAATAAGGTGCTTAAACTGAATTACTTGAGTCAACATCTGACTATACAGGCAGGTAATGCTGtaagctttttgtttttcatcgATAAACAAACAGGGGAAgggctttgggggtggggggtgtagggaggtgtgggggggaggggatctGGGAGCTGCGTATGTGGCAGGCCTGTTGTGGCAGGTTTGAAtggagatccccccccccccccaaaacaactGATCTCCTTCCCCCCATACTTACGGACCTTAGGCACTTGCTGCCCACACAAAGGGACAGCGAGGCCCCCCCCCAGCGCCCTTGCCCCCCCCGGCGCCCTTGCCCCCCCCGGCGCCCTTGCCCCCCCCGGCACCCTTGCCCCCCCAGGcgcccttgccccccccccggcgcccttgcccccccccggcgcccttgcccccccccggcaccctTGCCCCACCCGGCGCCCTTGCCCCCCCCGGTGCCCTTACCGATGACACAGAAGGGCTTCCTGGCAAAGCGCAGCCTGCCCTGCCAGCCTCGGTATCGGCAGCAGCAGCCGGCCGCCCAAATGCGGATGATGTACTCCAGGCCGAAGACCACGATCATCACAAACTCCTGTAGGGAAgaggcgggggcgggggggggggcacaggctaCATAAGGGGATCTGATCAGGTGTGAGTCTGTAAGGAGATCTGATCAGGTGTGAGTCTGTAAGGAGATCTGATCAGGTGTGAGTCTGTAAGGAGATCTGATCAGGTGTGAGTCTGTAAGGAGATCTGATCAGGTGTAGTTTGTAAGGCTGACTGGGTTCTGAAGGGTGATCCAGGAGACACTGGAATAAAGTCAAACCAAGATTCCTTCTTGTAAAGACGGTAAACCAGCCCTTGATGGGACTGAACTTTTGTGAAATTATAGTTTATAGTTAGTCTCTGGCAACCTGACAAGAAACAACCGAAATGCACAACAGGGCAGAACGGCTTTGCAGATATTTTGAGCAATATTTTCGTTCGTGATATAAAATCATCTGTAACATTAGCAGCATAGCAACTAAATAGCCAGCATGAACTATAAACAAATCACAACGGTAATAATGGTTTTCTTCATTCCTCTGTGGTTCATCTAATGACTAAACATGCTAGACCACAAAAATAAATTCGAAAGCCCctggaaatgaaaaatgaaagatgACTACAGCTAATTATACAATggtatatatatgtattgtcAATGTCGTAATTTTCTGTAGGAAAATCATGTATTATTCAGTAATAGGTCCTGATTAAGTGTGTGGGCTGTCCAGTCCATGGCTGCCTTTTGTACCCCTCTGCTGATCCAGTTTACGAAGCCCCGCCCCTCCATTAGGACACAGGGAAAGCAGATGGAGTTGCTTACATGATGCCGTggaggattgtgggtaattaCATAGGACTGCTTCTTGCTTAGTGTCAGTGTGAATGCTTCTCTTCTCCTTTTCCCTGGCCGCGTTCAGTTCAGTCTGCTTAACAGCAGCTCTCCTCCGTGATTCATGACCACCTCCTGACCCGATTCTGCTAACGACCCCCGTTACGTGGCCCTGATTCGCGGCCTCAGAAAACCATGGCAAAGGAGACGCTTGAAACCGCGATTATCACCGCCAGCGACCGGTGGCGCCTCTGACGTCACGGCCCCTCGGCGGCACTCGTTTGCATTTCCATTCAATTACCATGGCGATTACGCTCTGACAATGTGGATGGGGCGGGTGGCGGGGCATCAAGTCAGCGTTTCGTAATTAGAGCCCCGTTCTAGAGCTCCTGGGGGGGGTATGGGGCTGTCAGGGAGAGGCAGCGTACAGGAAACACAGGAAGGGTGCTTGTCTCACAGCCAGAGTGGGCATCAGTGAGCAACACTACaatgtgattgtttttttttttttttgcaaatcaATTTGAGGAGCATAATTCTGTTTATTCCCCACAATATATTTGATTCTATATACTTTTATACTGATGCAGCAGAAATGTCTGCGAGTGCCTCTGGGCTGTGCCAGACAGAAACTAACCTCCCTTCCTCTTTTGTTACTTATtctttatacatatatatatatatatcccccccccccccccccccacacacacgcacacgcacacacactacCAATCATTCGCTGTGCTTTCTCTTTTCCATTTATCTCCCCGGGGGTGACAATAATGTTGGGAGTaagcacaccccccccacccccggtacTCGGCAAGCGGGAAAGACGACAGCTGGGCGGTAAAAGTTGGCGCTAAAACCCATGTAAGAGGGACACGCCGCGGCCACCGGGCTGGGGGCTCAGGAGAGGCCACCACAGCGTCTTACTGCACAGCTTTATactttgtttatttatgtactTTTGGAATAgggtgggtggatggggggggggtcagttcGGACAGCATCCTGATGGAGGCACagaggcgggggggtggggagggttCTGCCACTGCCGCCCTTCCTCACTGCACGAGGCGATACCATCTCCCAGCATGCCCAGTAACAGGCAGGGACAGGGGGCTGCCCAAAGGGCTGCTGGGAACTCACAGCCCCTTATCTACAACATTCCTGGGACTTAACACCGTGGCTAATTTAGTGCTCAGGCGCTCTTATGAAGACACGCAGACTTATAACCTTCATAACCACTCGCCGGCGTGGTTAGCTGCGAAAAGACACATCTCTCGAATTAAATCACGCGTCTCCTCTCTTATGTACCCATTCATTACCCATTAGTCACTAATCAAATCGGGCTCAAGGAGATCTGCAGCTTATCTCTGGAAGGATGCTCTTAACGAGtttttgtttggtgtttttttatcCAAGATGACTTGCAGTGTAACCAAtgaaacccacacacacacacacacacacatgtagggtaaacatatccttatggggaccgctcattcatttcaatgggaaaaatgctaacgctaactatgacaaccttaacccctaccctgccctaaccataaccataagtaacctaacaaaatacaagagtttttgcagttttttcatagcagtcaccgatttttataaaatagagttttcccttatggggaccaggaaaacGGTCCccataggggaaaaaaaatggatatttatcacgttatggggacattgtgtccccataaggacaggtaaacccgctcacatatacacacacacacacacaggttagcTGTTGGTTGCGGAGGTGAGCCAGGTAACCCGGAGGAGCCCTCATCGCCACAGTTTGGATGTGACTCCGCCCTCATGACCAGCCTCATCGGCACAGTTTGGATGTGGCTCCGCCCTCAAGACCAGCCTCATCGCCACAGTTTGGATGTGGCTCCGCCCTCATGACCAGCCTCATCGCCACAGTTTGGATGTGACTCCGCCCTCATGACCAGCCTCATCGCCACAGTTTGGATATGGTTCCGCCCTCATGACCAGCCTCATCGCCACAGTTTGGATGTGACTCCGCCCTCATGACCAGCCTCATCGGCACAGTTTGGATGTGGCTCCGCCCTCATGACCAGCCTCATCGCCACAGTTTGGATGTGGTTCCGCCCTCATGACCAGCCTCATCGCCACAGTTTGGATGTGGTTCCGCCCTCATGACCAGCCTCATCGCCACAGTTTGGATGTGACTCCGCCCTCATGACCAGCCTCATCGGCACAGTTTGGATGTGGCTCCGCCCTCATGACCAGCCTCATCGCCACAGTTTGGATGTGGTTCCGCCCTCATGACCAGCCTCATCGCCACAGTTTGGATGTGACTCCGCCCTCATGACCAGCCTCATCGCCACAGTTTGGATGTGGCTCCGCCCTCATGACCAGCCTCATCGCCACAGTTTGGATGTGGTTCCGCCCTCATGACCAGCCTCATCGCCACAGTTTGGATGTGGCTCCGCCCTCATGACCAGCCTCATCGCCACAGTTTGGATGTGGCTCCGCCCTCATGACCAGCCACCAACGCCCCGCCCACCAAGCCGCACAGATGTCCGCGTATCGCTGACGCCGCTGCTGACGATGCTTCTGATCTTGAATTTTAGCTACTGTCCTGAAGCTTAGAGGCACTGCCCCCTTTACAAAAAAGCCCCACCCTAGAGGTTATAgctccagtgccc
Protein-coding sequences here:
- the LOC140581245 gene encoding uncharacterized protein isoform X7, with the protein product MLASCEEEVQDLLSRLAVRSRSICSWFFNSQYGHTVTHSHRVTPGHTVTPGHTVTHSHTVTHGHTVTPGHTQSHTVTHSHTWSHSHTRSHSHTQSHTVTQSHTVTHSHTVTHGHIVTPGHTVTHSHTQSHITHSHTSHTVTHSHTSHTVTQSHTVTHQTQSHSHTRSPSRTWSHSHTRSHSHTQSHITHSHTQSHITHSHTRSPSRTWSHSHTKSHSHTQSHITHSHTQSHITHSHTSHTVTHSHTRSPSRTWSHSHTRSHSHTQSHTVTHHTQSHITLKHDFKHTHAHAHPESHTHKDRYTDTLAHTLLQTALLSSLNLTQSRVKVLPLQLVF
- the LOC140581245 gene encoding uncharacterized protein isoform X3, with protein sequence MLASCEEEVQDLLSRLAVRSRSICSWFFNSQYGHTVTHSHRVTPGHTVTPGHTVTHSHTVTHGHTVTPGHTQSHTVTHSHTWSHSHTRSHSHTQSHTVTQSHTVTHSHTVTHGHIVTPGHTVTHSHTQSHITHSHTVTHGHPVAHGHTVTPGHTVTHSHTSHTVTHGHPVAHGHTVTPGHTVTHSHTSHTVTHSHTSHTVTQSHTVTHQTQSHSHTRSPSRTWSHSHTRSHSHTQSHITHSHTQSHITHSHTRSPSRTWSHSHTKSHSHTQSHITHSHTQSHITHSHTSHTVTHSHTRSPSRTWSHSHTRSHSHTQSHTVTHHTQSHITLKHDFKHTHAHAHPESHTHKDRYTDTLAHTLLQTALLSSLNLTQSRVKVLPLQLVF
- the LOC140581245 gene encoding uncharacterized protein isoform X2, with amino-acid sequence MLASCEEEVQDLLSRLAVRSRSICSWFFNSQYGHTVTHSHRVTPGHTVTPGHTVTHSHTVTHGHTVTPGHTQSHTVTHSHTWSHSHTRSHSHTQSHTVTQSHTVTHSHTVTHGHIVTPGHTVTHSHTQSHSHTVTHSHTVTHGHPVAHGHTVTPGHTVTHSHTSHTVTHGHPVAHGHTVTPGHTVTHSHTSHTVTHSHTSHTVTQSHTVTHQTQSHSHTRSPSRTWSHSHTRSHSHTQSHITHSHTQSHITHSHTRSPSRTWSHSHTKSHSHTQSHITHSHTQSHITHSHTSHTVTHSHTRSPSRTWSHSHTRSHSHTQSHTVTHHTQSHITLKHDFKHTHAHAHPESHTHKDRYTDTLAHTLLQTALLSSLNLTQSRVKVLPLQLVF
- the LOC140581245 gene encoding uncharacterized protein isoform X4, producing MLASCEEEVQDLLSRLAVRSRSICSWFFNSQYGHTVTHSHRVTPGHTVTPGHTVTHSHTVTHGHTVTPGHTQSHTVTHSHTWSHSHTRSHSHTQSHTVTQSHTVTHSHTVTHGHIVTPGHTVTHSHTQSHSHTQSHITHSHTSHTVTHGHPVAHGHTVTPGHTVTHSHTSHTVTHSHTSHTVTQSHTVTHQTQSHSHTRSPSRTWSHSHTRSHSHTQSHITHSHTQSHITHSHTRSPSRTWSHSHTKSHSHTQSHITHSHTQSHITHSHTSHTVTHSHTRSPSRTWSHSHTRSHSHTQSHTVTHHTQSHITLKHDFKHTHAHAHPESHTHKDRYTDTLAHTLLQTALLSSLNLTQSRVKVLPLQLVF
- the LOC140581245 gene encoding uncharacterized protein isoform X6, with translation MLMVLQQSIWSHSHTQSQSHTRSHSHTRSHSHTQSHSHTWSHSHTRSHSHTQSHTVTQSHTVTHSHTVTHGHIVTPGHTVTHSHTQSHSHTQSHITHSHTVTHGHPVAHGHTVTPGHTVTHSHTSHTVTHGHPVAHGHTVTPGHTVTHSHTSHTVTHSHTSHTVTQSHTVTHQTQSHSHTRSPSRTWSHSHTRSHSHTQSHITHSHTQSHITHSHTRSPSRTWSHSHTKSHSHTQSHITHSHTQSHITHSHTSHTVTHSHTRSPSRTWSHSHTRSHSHTQSHTVTHHTQSHITLKHDFKHTHAHAHPESHTHKDRYTDTLAHTLLQTALLSSLNLTQSRVKVLPLQLVF
- the LOC140581245 gene encoding uncharacterized protein isoform X5, whose amino-acid sequence is MLASCEEEVQDLLSRLAVRSRSICSWFFNSQYGHTVTHSHRVTPGHTVTPGHTVTHSHTVTHGHTVTPGHTQSHTVTHSHTWSHSHTRSHSHTQSHTVTQSHTVTHSHTVTHGHIVTPGHTVTHSHTQSHSHTQSHITHSHTVTHGHPVAHGHTVTPGHTVTHSHTSHTVTHGHPVAHGHTVTPGHTVTHSHTSHTVTHSHTSHTVTHHTQSHITHSHTQSHITHSHTRSPSRTWSHSHTKSHSHTQSHITHSHTQSHITHSHTSHTVTHSHTRSPSRTWSHSHTRSHSHTQSHTVTHHTQSHITLKHDFKHTHAHAHPESHTHKDRYTDTLAHTLLQTALLSSLNLTQSRVKVLPLQLVF